From a single Vitis vinifera cultivar Pinot Noir 40024 chromosome 18, ASM3070453v1 genomic region:
- the LOC100266040 gene encoding thioredoxin H-type: protein MSKQVVVDFTASWCGPCRVISPFLAELAKKMPNVIFLKVDVDELETVAKEWEVEAMPTFLFLKEGNVVDKVVGAKREELVQKTEKHATA, encoded by the exons ATGAGCAAacaa GTGGTGGTGGATTTCACTGCTTCATGGTGTGGGCCATGTCGTGTCATTAGCCCATTTCTGGCAGAGCTTGCCAAGAAGATGCCTAATGTCATATTTCTCAAGGTGGATGTGGATGAATTGGAG ACTGTTGCTAAGGAGTGGGAAGTGGAGGCCATGCCAACCTTTCTGTTCCTGAAAGAAGGAAACGTAGTGGACAAGGTTGTGGGTGCAAAAAGAGAAGAACTGGTGCAGAAGACAGAGAAGCATGCAACTGCTTGA
- the LOC100232901 gene encoding beta-galactosidase BG1-like isoform X1, whose product METSSVSKLFIFFFVPLMFLHSQLIQCSVTYDKKAIVINGQRRILISGSIHYPRSTPDMWEDLIRKAKDGGLDVIDTYIFWNVHEPSPGNYNFEGRYDLVRFIKTVQKVGLYVHLRIGPYVCAEWNFGGFPVWLKFVPGISFRTNNEPFKMAMQGFTQKIVHMMKSENLFASQGGPIILSQIENEYGPESRELGAAGHAYINWAAKMAVGLDTGVPWVMCKEDDAPDPVINACNGFYCDAFSPNKPYKPRIWTEAWSGWFTEFGGTIHRRPVQDLAFGVARFIQNGGSFVNYYMYHGGTNFGRSAGGPFITTSYDYDAPIDEYGLIRQPKYGHLKELHKAIKLCEHAVVSADPTVISLGSYQQAHVFSSGRGNCAAFLSNYNPKSSARVIFNNVHYDLPAWSISILPDCRTVVFNTARVSKVLVGVQTSHMRMFPTNSKLHSWETYGEDISSLGSSGTMTAGGLLEQINITRDSTDYLWYMTSVNIDSSESFLRRGQTPTLTVQSKGHAVHVFINGQYSGSAYGTRENRKFTYTGAANLHAGTNRIALLSIAVGLPNVGLHFETWKTGILGPVLLHGIDQGKRDLSWQKWSYQVGLKGEAMNLVSPNGVSAVEWVRGSLAAQGQQPLKWYKAYFNAPEGDEPLALDMRSMGKGQVWINGQSIGRYWMAYAKGDCNVCSYSGTYRPPKCQHGCGHPTQRWYHVPRSWLKPTQNLLIIFEELGGDASKIALMKRAMKSVCADANEHHPTLENWHTESPSESEELHEASVHLQCAPGQSISTIMFASFGTPSGTCGSFQKGTCHAPNSQAILEKNCIGQEKCSVPISNSYFGADPCPNVLKRLSVEAACSPTVTTTTQPDSR is encoded by the exons ATGGAGACTAGCTCAGTCTCCAAGCTGTTCATCTTCTTCTTCGTGCCATTGATGTTTCTGCATTCTCAGCTGATCCAATGTAGCGTTACCTACGATAAGAAGGCCATTGTCATCAATGGGCAAAGGAGAATCCTCATCTCCGGCTCTATACACTACCCCAGAAGCACCCCTGAT ATGTGGGAAGATCTTATACGGAAGGCTAAAGATGGAGGCTTAGATGTCATCGACACCTATATTTTCTGGAATGTTCATGAGCCTTCTCCTGGGAAT TATAATTTTGAGGGGAGATACGATCTGGTACGGTTCATTAAGACTGTGCAGAAAGTAGGGCTCTATGTTCATCTCCGGATTGGACCCTATGTTTGTGCAGAATGGAACTTCGG GGGATTTCCTGTTTGGTTGAAGTTTGTTCCTGGTATCAGCTTCAGAACAAATAATGAACCTTTCAAG ATGGCAATGCAAGGGTTCACTCAGAAGATTGTCCACATGATGAAGAGTGAAAACCTGTTTGCATCACAGGGTGGGCCCATCATCCTTTCTCAG ATTGAGAATGAGTACGGACCAGAGAGTAGGGAATTAGGAGCTGCTGGTCATGCATACATCAACTGGGCTGCAAAAATGGCTGTTGGATTGGACACAGGAGTCCCATGGGTGATGTGCAAAGAAGATGATGCCCCAGATCCTGTG ATAAATGCATGTAATGGCTTTTACTGTGATGCTTTCTCTCCAAACAAACCTTACAAGCCCAGAATATGGACAGAGGCTTGGAGTGGCTG GTTTACAGAGTTTGGTGGCACAATTCACCGGCGACCAGTTCAAGATTTGGCATTTGGGGTTGCTCGTTTCATACAAAATGGTGGCTCATTTGTTAATTACTATATG TACCATGGAGGAACCAATTTTGGACGCTCTGCTGGAGGCCCTTTCATTACAACCAGTTATGATTATGATGCTCCAATTGATGAATATG GTTTGATCAGACAACCAAAATATGGTCATTTGAAGGAGCTCCATAAAGCAATTAAGTTATGTGAACACGCTGTAGTTTCTGCGGACCCTACTGTTATCTCATTGGGAAGCTATCAACAG GCCCATGTATTCTCTTCAGGGCGAGGCAACTGTGCAGCTTTTCTCTCCAACTACAATCCCAAGTCATCTGCAAGGGTGATTTTCAATAATGTGCACTATGATTTGCCGGCTTGGTCCATTAGCATCCTTCCTGATTGCAGAACCGTAGTCTTTAATACTGCAAGAGTAAGTAAAGTTCTA GTTGGAGTTCAAACTTCACATATGCGAATGTTTCCAACCAACTCTAAGTTGCACTCTTGGGAAACTTATGGTGAAGACATTTCTTCTCTGGGGAGCAGTGGAACAATGACTGCTGGCGGACTCCTGGAGCAGATAAATATCACCAGAGATTCCACTGACTATCTGTGGTACATGACCAG TGTCAACATTGACTCATCGGAATCATTTCTACGAAGAGGTCAAACTCCAACCCTCACTGTGCAATCTAAAGGCCACGCTGTTCATGTCTTTATCAATGGACAGTATTCAG GATCAGCATACGGAACCAGGGAGAACAGGAAATTCACATATACCGGAGCAGCCAATCTACATGCAGGAACAAATAGAATTGCCCTGCTTAGCATAGCTGTTGGACTACCG AATGTTGGATTGCATTTTGAGACATGGAAGACAGGAATCCTAGGTCCAGTTTTGCTTCATGGTATTGACCAAGGAAAGAGGGATTTATCATGGCAGAAGTGGTCTTACCAg GTTGGCCTGAAAGGAGAGGCAATGAATCTGGTCTCCCCAAATGGAGTCTCAGCAGTTGAGTGGGTTCGAGGGTCACTTGCTGCCCAAGGTCAGCAGCCTTTAAAATGGTATAAG GCTTATTTCAATGCACCTGAAGGAGATGAGCCATTGGCTTTGGACATGCGGAGCATGGGAAAGGGTCAAGTTTGGATCAATGGGCAGAGCATTGGAAGATATTGGATGGCTTACGCAAAAGGTGACTGCAATGTTTGTAGCTACTCTGGAACATACCGACCCCCAAAGTGTCAGCATGGTTGCGGTCATCCAACCCAAAGATG GTATCATGTTCCAAGGTCTTGGTTGAAGCCAACACAaaatttgttgataatttttgaAGAACTTGGTGGTGATGCATCAAAGATAGCTCTTATGAAGAGAGCAATGAAGAGTGTTTGTGCCGATGCTAATGAACACCACCCAACTCTAGAGAATTGGCATACTGAAAGCCCTAGCGAATCAGAAGAACTTCATGAGGCCAGTGTGCACCTGCAATGTGCCCCAGGGCAGTCCATATCAACCATTATGTTTGCAAGTTTTGGAACTCCTTCTGGAACCTGTGGAAGTTTCCAGAAAGGAACCTGCCATGCACCAAACTCTCAAGCCATCTTAGAGAAG AATTGCATAGGGCAAGAGAAATGCTCGGTCCCCATATCCAACAGTTACTTTGGGGCTGACCCATGTCCTAATGTACTAAAACGGTTATCTGTCGAAGCTGCTTGTTCCCCTACGGTAACAACAACCACTCAACCTGATTCAAGATGA
- the LOC100232901 gene encoding beta-galactosidase BG1-like precursor (The RefSeq protein has 1 substitution compared to this genomic sequence), whose protein sequence is METSSVSKLFIFFFVPLMFLHSQLIQCSVTYDKKAIVINGQRRILISGSIHYPRSTPDMWEDLIRKAKDGGLDVIDTYIFWNVHEPSPGNYNFEGRYDLVRFIKTVQKVGLYVHLRIGPYVCAEWNFGGFPVWLKFVPGISFRTNNEPFKMAMQGFTQKIVHMMKSENLFASQGGPIILSQIENEYGPESRELGAAGHAYINWAAKMAVGLDTGVPWVMCKEDDAPDPVINACNGFYCDAFSPNKPYKPRIWTEAWSGWFTEFGGTIHRRPVQDLAFGVARFIQNGGSFVNYYMYHGGTNFGRSAGGPFITTSYDYDAPIDEYGLIRQPKYGHLKELHKAIKLCEHAVVSADPTVISLGSYQQAHVFSSGRGNCAAFLSNYNPKSSARVIFNNVHYDLPAWSISILPDCRTVVFNTARVGVQTSHMRMFPTNSKLHSWETYGEDISSLGSSGTMTAGGLLEQINITRDSTDYLWYMTSVNIDSSESFLRRGQTPTLTVQSKGHAVHVFINGQYSGSAYGTRENRKFTYTGAANLHAGTNRIALLSIAVGLPNVGLHFETWKTGILGPVLLHGIDQGKRDLSWQKWSYQVGLKGEAMNLVSPNGVSAVEWVRGSLAAQGQQPLKWYKAYFNAPEGDEPLALDMRSMGKGQVWINGQSIGRYWMAYAKGDCNVCSYSGTYRPPKCQHGCGHPTQRWYHVPRSWLKPTQNLLIIFEELGGDASKIALMKRAMKSVCADANEHHPTLENWHTESPSESEELHQASVHLQCAPGQSISTIMFASFGTPSGTCGSFQKGTCHAPNSQAILEKNCIGQEKCSVPISNSYFGADPCPNVLKRLSVEAACSPTVTTTTQPDSR, encoded by the exons ATGGAGACTAGCTCAGTCTCCAAGCTGTTCATCTTCTTCTTCGTGCCATTGATGTTTCTGCATTCTCAGCTGATCCAATGTAGCGTTACCTACGATAAGAAGGCCATTGTCATCAATGGGCAAAGGAGAATCCTCATCTCCGGCTCTATACACTACCCCAGAAGCACCCCTGAT ATGTGGGAAGATCTTATACGGAAGGCTAAAGATGGAGGCTTAGATGTCATCGACACCTATATTTTCTGGAATGTTCATGAGCCTTCTCCTGGGAAT TATAATTTTGAGGGGAGATACGATCTGGTACGGTTCATTAAGACTGTGCAGAAAGTAGGGCTCTATGTTCATCTCCGGATTGGACCCTATGTTTGTGCAGAATGGAACTTCGG GGGATTTCCTGTTTGGTTGAAGTTTGTTCCTGGTATCAGCTTCAGAACAAATAATGAACCTTTCAAG ATGGCAATGCAAGGGTTCACTCAGAAGATTGTCCACATGATGAAGAGTGAAAACCTGTTTGCATCACAGGGTGGGCCCATCATCCTTTCTCAG ATTGAGAATGAGTACGGACCAGAGAGTAGGGAATTAGGAGCTGCTGGTCATGCATACATCAACTGGGCTGCAAAAATGGCTGTTGGATTGGACACAGGAGTCCCATGGGTGATGTGCAAAGAAGATGATGCCCCAGATCCTGTG ATAAATGCATGTAATGGCTTTTACTGTGATGCTTTCTCTCCAAACAAACCTTACAAGCCCAGAATATGGACAGAGGCTTGGAGTGGCTG GTTTACAGAGTTTGGTGGCACAATTCACCGGCGACCAGTTCAAGATTTGGCATTTGGGGTTGCTCGTTTCATACAAAATGGTGGCTCATTTGTTAATTACTATATG TACCATGGAGGAACCAATTTTGGACGCTCTGCTGGAGGCCCTTTCATTACAACCAGTTATGATTATGATGCTCCAATTGATGAATATG GTTTGATCAGACAACCAAAATATGGTCATTTGAAGGAGCTCCATAAAGCAATTAAGTTATGTGAACACGCTGTAGTTTCTGCGGACCCTACTGTTATCTCATTGGGAAGCTATCAACAG GCCCATGTATTCTCTTCAGGGCGAGGCAACTGTGCAGCTTTTCTCTCCAACTACAATCCCAAGTCATCTGCAAGGGTGATTTTCAATAATGTGCACTATGATTTGCCGGCTTGGTCCATTAGCATCCTTCCTGATTGCAGAACCGTAGTCTTTAATACTGCAAGA GTTGGAGTTCAAACTTCACATATGCGAATGTTTCCAACCAACTCTAAGTTGCACTCTTGGGAAACTTATGGTGAAGACATTTCTTCTCTGGGGAGCAGTGGAACAATGACTGCTGGCGGACTCCTGGAGCAGATAAATATCACCAGAGATTCCACTGACTATCTGTGGTACATGACCAG TGTCAACATTGACTCATCGGAATCATTTCTACGAAGAGGTCAAACTCCAACCCTCACTGTGCAATCTAAAGGCCACGCTGTTCATGTCTTTATCAATGGACAGTATTCAG GATCAGCATACGGAACCAGGGAGAACAGGAAATTCACATATACCGGAGCAGCCAATCTACATGCAGGAACAAATAGAATTGCCCTGCTTAGCATAGCTGTTGGACTACCG AATGTTGGATTGCATTTTGAGACATGGAAGACAGGAATCCTAGGTCCAGTTTTGCTTCATGGTATTGACCAAGGAAAGAGGGATTTATCATGGCAGAAGTGGTCTTACCAg GTTGGCCTGAAAGGAGAGGCAATGAATCTGGTCTCCCCAAATGGAGTCTCAGCAGTTGAGTGGGTTCGAGGGTCACTTGCTGCCCAAGGTCAGCAGCCTTTAAAATGGTATAAG GCTTATTTCAATGCACCTGAAGGAGATGAGCCATTGGCTTTGGACATGCGGAGCATGGGAAAGGGTCAAGTTTGGATCAATGGGCAGAGCATTGGAAGATATTGGATGGCTTACGCAAAAGGTGACTGCAATGTTTGTAGCTACTCTGGAACATACCGACCCCCAAAGTGTCAGCATGGTTGCGGTCATCCAACCCAAAGATG GTATCATGTTCCAAGGTCTTGGTTGAAGCCAACACAaaatttgttgataatttttgaAGAACTTGGTGGTGATGCATCAAAGATAGCTCTTATGAAGAGAGCAATGAAGAGTGTTTGTGCCGATGCTAATGAACACCACCCAACTCTAGAGAATTGGCATACTGAAAGCCCTAGCGAATCAGAAGAACTTCATGAGGCCAGTGTGCACCTGCAATGTGCCCCAGGGCAGTCCATATCAACCATTATGTTTGCAAGTTTTGGAACTCCTTCTGGAACCTGTGGAAGTTTCCAGAAAGGAACCTGCCATGCACCAAACTCTCAAGCCATCTTAGAGAAG AATTGCATAGGGCAAGAGAAATGCTCGGTCCCCATATCCAACAGTTACTTTGGGGCTGACCCATGTCCTAATGTACTAAAACGGTTATCTGTCGAAGCTGCTTGTTCCCCTACGGTAACAACAACCACTCAACCTGATTCAAGATGA
- the LOC100250566 gene encoding thioredoxin H-type-like (The RefSeq protein has 2 substitutions compared to this genomic sequence) produces the protein MAEEGQVVGCHSVESWKEQFQHGIESKKLVVVDITASWCGPCRVISPFLAELAKKMPNVVFLKVDVDELETVAKEWEVEAMPTFLFLKEGNVVDKVVGAKREELVQKTEKHATA, from the exons ATGGCGGAAGAGGGACAAGTTGTCGGTTGCCACAGTGTGGAATCGTGGAAGGAGCAATTCCAGCATGGAATAGAGTCCAAGAAactg GTGGTGGTGGATTTCACTGCTTCATGGTGTGGGCCATGTCGTGTCATTAGCCCATTTCTGGCAGAGCTTGCCAAGAAGATGCCTAATGTCATATTTCTCAAGGTGGATGTGGATGAATTGGAG ACTGTTGCTAAGGAGTGGGAAGTGGAGGCCATGCCAACCTTTCTGTTCCTGAAAGAAGGAAACGTAGTGGACAAGGTTGTGGGTGCAAAAAGAGAAGAACTGGTGCAGAAGACAGAGAAGCATGCAACTGCTTGA
- the LOC100255748 gene encoding uncharacterized protein LOC100255748, with translation MALPQLIPSPPSSSLSRKLFLNPNCRFFSPSSSVIPVPSLARHRHHRRRKENSLRCSASSFSEKHHTGSPKSDDVVELPLFPLPLVLFPGAILPLQIFEFRYRMMMHTLLQTDLRFGVIYSDATTGTADVGCVGEVVKHERLVDDRFFLICKGQERFRVTNLVRTKPYLVAEVTWLEDRPSGDGDEDLEALANEVETYMKDVIRLSNRLNGKPEKETQDLRRNLFPTPFSFFVGSTFEGAPREQQALLELEDTSARLKREKETLRNTLNYLTAASAVKDVFASS, from the coding sequence ATGGCTCTTCCTCAGCTCATTCCTtctcctccttcttcttctctctctcgcAAACTCTTCTTAAACCCTAACTGTAGATTTTTTTCCCCATCATCTTCTGTCATTCCAGTCCCTTCTCTTGCACGTCACCGTCACCACCGTCGCCGGAAAGAGAATTCCCTCCGCTGCTCCGCATCCTCCTTCTCCGAGAAGCACCACACCGGCTCCCCCAAGTCCGATGACGTCGTCGAACTCCCTCTCTTTCCTCTTCCGTTGGTTCTATTTCCCGGGGCCATCCTCCCATTGCAGATCTTTGAGTTCCGATATCGGATGATGATGCACACTCTCTTACAGACGGATCTCCGATTCGGCGTCATCTACTCCGACGCCACTACCGGCACCGCCGATGTAGGGTGCGTCGGCGAGGTTGTGAAGCACGAGCGCCTCGTCGATGACCGGTTCTTCCTCATTTGCAAAGGGCAGGAGCGGTTCCGCGTCACGAACTTGGTTCGGACCAAACCCTATTTGGTGGCAGAGGTGACGTGGTTGGAGGATCGGCCCTCCGGCGACGGCGATGAGGACTTGGAGGCGTTGGCAAATGAGGTCGAAACCTATATGAAAGACGTAATTCGATTATCGAATCGATTGAATGGGAAGCCGGAAAAGGAGACCCAAGATTTGCGCCGGAACTTGTTCCCGACGCCGTTCTCGTTCTTTGTTGGTAGCACGTTCGAAGGCGCGCCGAGGGAGCAGCAGGCATTACTGGAATTGGAGGATACATCTGCGAGGTTGAAAAGGGAGAAGGAAACCTTGAGGAATACCCTGAATTACTTGACGGCAGCATCGGCGGTGAAAGACGTGTTTGCATCTTCGTGA